One genomic window of Actinoalloteichus hoggarensis includes the following:
- a CDS encoding alcohol dehydrogenase catalytic domain-containing protein, translating into MKAVTWHGRRDVRVETVPDPVLREPDDVIVRVTSTGLCGSDLHLYEVLGPFLEPGDILGHEPMGVVEEVGSGVTAVRPGDRVVVPFNVSCGTCHMCAGGLHSQCETTQVRGAGMGGSLFGYTKLYGQVPGGQAEYLRVPFGNALPIPVPQGPADDRFLFLSDVLPTAWQAVEYADIPDGGSVVVLGLGPIGDMAARIALHRGAGLVIGVDRVPVRLARARGRGVHTIDLRDHDDDLADAVRDLTDGRGPDSVIDAVGMEAHGSPVAGIAQRLVGRLPAPVAQKLMQTAGLDRMHALYQAVDVVRRGGTISLSGVYGGMADPMPMLTLFDKQIRLHMGQANVHRWVEDLLPLLDDDDPLGVDSFATHHVPLAAAPQAYEMFQKKQDGAVKVLFQP; encoded by the coding sequence ATGAAGGCAGTGACCTGGCACGGCAGACGAGACGTGCGAGTCGAGACGGTGCCCGACCCGGTGCTGCGTGAGCCGGACGACGTGATCGTGCGCGTCACCTCCACCGGCCTGTGCGGCTCGGACCTGCATCTGTACGAGGTGCTCGGCCCGTTCCTGGAACCCGGTGACATCCTGGGACACGAGCCGATGGGCGTGGTCGAGGAGGTCGGCTCCGGCGTCACGGCGGTGCGACCCGGCGACCGGGTGGTGGTGCCCTTCAACGTCTCGTGCGGCACCTGTCACATGTGCGCGGGCGGCCTGCACTCTCAGTGCGAGACCACCCAGGTGCGCGGGGCGGGGATGGGCGGGTCGTTGTTCGGCTACACGAAGCTGTACGGTCAGGTCCCCGGTGGGCAGGCCGAGTACCTGCGCGTTCCTTTCGGCAACGCTCTGCCGATCCCGGTGCCGCAAGGCCCTGCCGACGACCGTTTCCTCTTCCTGTCGGACGTGTTGCCGACCGCCTGGCAGGCCGTCGAGTACGCGGACATCCCCGACGGCGGCAGCGTCGTCGTACTCGGGCTCGGCCCGATCGGAGACATGGCCGCCCGGATCGCGCTGCATCGCGGGGCGGGGCTGGTCATCGGCGTGGACCGGGTGCCCGTCCGGCTGGCCAGGGCACGCGGCAGGGGAGTGCACACCATCGACCTGCGCGATCACGACGACGACCTCGCCGACGCCGTGCGGGATCTGACCGACGGGCGCGGGCCGGACTCGGTGATCGACGCGGTGGGGATGGAGGCGCACGGCTCGCCCGTGGCCGGGATCGCCCAGCGTCTCGTGGGCCGACTGCCCGCTCCGGTGGCGCAGAAGCTGATGCAGACCGCCGGGCTGGACCGGATGCACGCGCTCTATCAGGCCGTGGACGTCGTGCGACGGGGCGGGACGATCTCGTTGTCGGGCGTCTACGGCGGGATGGCCGACCCGATGCCGATGCTGACCTTGTTCGACAAGCAGATCCGACTGCACATGGGGCAGGCCAACGTCCATCGCTGGGTCGAGGATCTGCTGCCGCTGCTCGACGACGACGATCCGCTCGGCGTCGACTCCTTCGCGACGCATCACGTTCCGCTCGCCGCCGCACCACAGGCCTACGAGATGTTTCAGAAGAAGCAGGACGGTGCCGTCAAGGTGCTGTTCCAGCCGTGA
- a CDS encoding alkaline phosphatase, giving the protein MTKRTPRRLLSLAGAGITMVGLTLAVAGPAAAQVDGPKNIILLIGDGMGYNHVDAASLYEHGTSNHQVVVDPATGSVEHLPGTASQVFESFPVQVAMSTHSANGRAEYDPVAAWSDFDWVASGATDSAAAGTALATGVKTNNGALGIDPDGTAVKNVAERAAEIGKATGVVTSVQFSHATPASWGAHNGSRNALHEISDEMLAGPLDVIVGAGHPLYDDDHQLLDTPRYDYLSERSWNRLQDGQTAFELIEDKADFEAVASGERLPEKYLGLTQVASTLQQARSGDVDGVLPFEVPANDVPDLPTLTQGALNVLSQNEDGLFLMVEGGAIDWTGHANETTRNIEETVDFNRAVETVVDWVETESSWDETLVIVTADHETGYLDGSRSNPNWTPITGAKGQLPDQKWFSGDHTNQLVPLFAKGAGADDLAAWATGVDPVRGAYLDNVDVAAMMFDAWGYADGPDEDGIPMRATVPGEDSQEPGRLTLSVADYGDAIQLGEARNAGDRLRSTGTLPTVSVTDSRSTDQVGDGGWTVTGRSAALTAGPQVIRAGHVGWTPGLVSDKPGVTVGSPVSTVLDGGPGLAESATLASAVADARFGTTEISADLALEVAVDTRPGDYEGSLTVSLFPVD; this is encoded by the coding sequence ATGACGAAACGCACTCCCAGACGCCTGCTGTCCCTGGCAGGCGCAGGCATCACCATGGTCGGTCTGACGCTGGCCGTGGCGGGTCCTGCCGCGGCCCAGGTCGACGGGCCGAAGAACATCATCCTGCTCATCGGTGACGGCATGGGTTACAACCATGTCGATGCCGCGAGCCTCTACGAGCACGGCACGAGCAACCATCAGGTGGTTGTGGACCCGGCGACGGGCTCCGTCGAACACCTGCCCGGCACCGCGTCGCAGGTGTTCGAGTCGTTCCCCGTCCAGGTCGCGATGTCCACGCACTCCGCCAACGGGCGCGCGGAGTACGACCCCGTGGCCGCCTGGTCGGACTTCGACTGGGTCGCCTCGGGGGCGACCGACTCGGCCGCGGCGGGCACAGCGCTGGCCACGGGCGTGAAGACGAACAACGGTGCCCTGGGGATCGACCCCGACGGCACCGCCGTCAAGAACGTCGCGGAGCGGGCGGCCGAGATCGGCAAGGCCACCGGCGTCGTCACCTCGGTGCAGTTCTCCCACGCCACTCCGGCGTCCTGGGGAGCGCACAACGGCAGCCGAAACGCCCTGCACGAGATCTCCGACGAGATGCTGGCGGGTCCGCTGGACGTGATCGTCGGCGCGGGCCACCCGCTCTACGACGACGACCATCAGTTGCTGGACACACCGCGCTACGACTACCTCAGCGAGCGCAGCTGGAACCGTCTGCAGGACGGCCAGACCGCCTTCGAGCTGATCGAGGACAAGGCCGACTTCGAGGCGGTCGCGTCGGGCGAGCGGCTGCCGGAGAAGTACCTCGGCCTGACGCAGGTCGCCTCCACCCTCCAGCAGGCTCGGTCGGGTGACGTCGACGGCGTGCTGCCGTTCGAGGTCCCGGCCAACGACGTCCCGGACCTGCCGACGCTGACCCAGGGCGCGCTCAACGTCCTGTCGCAGAACGAGGACGGCCTCTTCCTGATGGTCGAGGGCGGCGCGATCGACTGGACCGGTCACGCCAACGAGACCACCCGCAACATCGAGGAGACCGTCGACTTCAACCGCGCGGTCGAGACCGTCGTGGACTGGGTGGAGACCGAGAGCAGCTGGGACGAGACCCTCGTCATCGTCACCGCCGACCACGAGACCGGGTACCTCGACGGCAGCCGCTCCAACCCGAACTGGACGCCCATCACCGGCGCCAAGGGGCAGCTCCCCGATCAGAAGTGGTTCTCCGGTGACCACACCAACCAGCTGGTTCCGCTGTTCGCCAAGGGCGCGGGCGCGGACGACCTCGCCGCCTGGGCCACCGGGGTCGACCCGGTGCGCGGCGCCTATCTGGACAACGTCGACGTCGCCGCCATGATGTTCGACGCCTGGGGTTACGCCGACGGACCTGACGAGGACGGCATTCCGATGCGCGCGACCGTGCCGGGTGAGGACTCCCAGGAACCGGGCCGACTGACCCTGTCGGTCGCCGACTACGGCGACGCGATCCAGCTCGGCGAGGCCCGCAACGCGGGCGACCGGCTCCGCTCCACCGGCACCCTGCCGACCGTGTCCGTGACCGACTCGCGGTCCACCGACCAGGTGGGCGACGGCGGCTGGACCGTCACCGGCCGTTCGGCGGCCCTCACGGCGGGCCCGCAGGTGATCCGCGCCGGGCACGTCGGCTGGACGCCCGGCCTGGTCTCCGACAAGCCGGGTGTGACCGTCGGCTCCCCGGTCTCCACCGTGCTCGACGGCGGACCCGGCCTCGCCGAGTCCGCGACCCTGGCCTCGGCGGTCGCCGACGCTCGCTTCGGCACCACCGAGATCAGCGCGGACCTCGCGCTGGAGGTCGCGGTCGACACCCGCCCCGGCGACTACGAGGGCAGCCTCACCGTGTCGCTCTTCCCGGTCGACTGA
- a CDS encoding alkaline phosphatase — protein MTNRVFRRLPALAAAGVLMTGLTLSVAGPAAAQVDGPKNIILLIGDGMGYNHVDAASLYEHGTSNHQVVVDPATGSVEHLPGTASQVFESFPVQVAMSTHSANGRAEYDPVAAWSDFDWVASGATDSAAAGTALATGVKTNNGTVGLAPDGSVVTNVAERAAEIGKATGVVTSVMFSDATPAAWGAHSADRGDLHAISDQMIDSSLDVIVGAGHPLYGDDNELLDEPRHLYLSAASWDRLRDGETAFELIEDKADFEAVASGERLPEKYLGLTQVAFTLQQARSGDVDGVLPFEVPANDVPDLPTLTQGALNVLSQNEDGLFLMVEGGAIDWAGHANQIARDIEETVDFNRTVETVVDWVETESSWDETLVIVTADHETGYLDGSRSNPTWTPITGEQGQLPDQKWFSIDHTNQLVPLFAKGAGSEVLAASATGVDPVRGAYLDNVDVAGTMFGFWGGRPEGVGTPRPAVVPGLTRSETSMFGG, from the coding sequence ATGACGAATCGAGTGTTCCGACGTCTGCCCGCCCTCGCGGCGGCGGGTGTCCTCATGACCGGTCTGACGCTGAGCGTGGCGGGTCCTGCCGCGGCCCAGGTCGACGGGCCGAAGAACATCATCCTGCTCATCGGTGACGGCATGGGTTACAACCATGTCGATGCCGCGAGCCTCTACGAGCACGGCACGAGCAACCATCAGGTGGTTGTGGACCCGGCGACGGGCTCCGTCGAACACCTGCCCGGCACCGCGTCGCAGGTGTTCGAGTCGTTCCCCGTCCAGGTCGCGATGTCCACGCACTCCGCCAACGGGCGCGCGGAGTACGACCCCGTGGCCGCCTGGTCGGACTTCGACTGGGTCGCCTCGGGGGCGACCGACTCGGCCGCGGCGGGCACAGCGCTGGCCACGGGCGTGAAGACGAACAACGGCACGGTGGGGCTCGCCCCCGACGGCTCCGTCGTGACCAATGTCGCGGAGCGGGCGGCCGAGATCGGCAAGGCCACCGGGGTGGTGACGTCGGTGATGTTCTCCGATGCCACTCCCGCGGCCTGGGGAGCGCACAGCGCCGATCGCGGCGATCTGCATGCGATCTCCGATCAGATGATCGACAGCTCGCTCGACGTGATCGTCGGCGCGGGCCATCCGCTGTACGGTGATGACAACGAGCTCCTCGACGAGCCGCGACACCTGTATCTGAGCGCGGCCAGCTGGGATCGGCTGCGTGACGGCGAGACCGCCTTCGAGCTGATCGAGGACAAGGCCGACTTCGAGGCGGTCGCGTCGGGCGAGCGGCTGCCGGAGAAGTACCTCGGCCTGACGCAGGTCGCCTTCACCCTCCAGCAGGCTCGGTCGGGCGATGTGGACGGGGTGCTGCCGTTCGAGGTCCCGGCCAACGACGTCCCGGACCTGCCGACGCTGACCCAGGGCGCGCTCAACGTCCTGTCGCAGAACGAGGACGGCCTCTTCCTGATGGTCGAGGGCGGCGCGATCGACTGGGCGGGACACGCGAACCAGATCGCCCGCGACATCGAGGAGACCGTCGACTTCAACCGGACGGTCGAGACCGTCGTGGACTGGGTGGAGACCGAGAGCAGCTGGGACGAGACCCTCGTCATCGTGACCGCCGACCACGAGACCGGGTACCTCGACGGCAGCCGTTCGAATCCGACGTGGACTCCCATCACCGGTGAGCAGGGGCAGCTCCCCGATCAGAAGTGGTTCTCCATCGACCACACCAACCAGCTGGTTCCGCTGTTCGCCAAGGGCGCGGGCTCCGAGGTCCTCGCCGCCTCGGCCACCGGGGTCGACCCGGTGCGCGGCGCCTATCTGGACAACGTCGACGTCGCAGGCACGATGTTCGGCTTCTGGGGCGGGAGACCCGAGGGCGTGGGCACGCCCAGACCGGCTGTCGTCCCCGGGCTCACGCGGTCCGAGACGTCCATGTTCGGGGGCTGA
- a CDS encoding helix-turn-helix transcriptional regulator: MDDSHSREFAEFLRARRARLRPEDVGLEPGSRRKVTGLRREELALLAGVSTDYYQRMEQGRHLRPSDEVLDGLARALALTGDETRHLHTLARAVRRPSRPKGRGATPERVPETTRRLLHTLSGPAMVLGRHLDVLAWNRQAGVLFGGLDDLEDHERNVLSALFHHPDARELCPDWEASAIEYIGMLRASVAAEPDHPRARSLVGELSVRSQDFRRLWARHDVREKTSGVKTFRHPMVGRLTLDWDAYPLPGRPGPVLMAFTAAPESADAHRLRLLDGLLPAVRSVDDFPGRRPSSMAAEG; this comes from the coding sequence GTGGACGACAGTCATTCCCGTGAGTTCGCGGAGTTCCTTCGGGCGCGGCGCGCCCGGCTGCGCCCGGAGGACGTCGGGCTGGAACCGGGCTCGCGTCGAAAGGTCACGGGCCTGCGTCGTGAGGAGCTGGCCCTGCTGGCCGGGGTGAGCACCGACTACTACCAGCGCATGGAGCAGGGGCGTCATCTGCGTCCCTCCGACGAGGTGCTCGACGGGTTGGCCAGGGCACTGGCCCTGACCGGGGACGAGACTCGGCACCTGCACACCCTCGCCCGCGCCGTCCGACGCCCGAGTCGTCCGAAGGGTCGGGGTGCCACGCCGGAGCGGGTCCCCGAGACGACCCGCAGGCTGCTGCACACCCTGAGCGGGCCCGCGATGGTCCTGGGCCGCCACCTCGACGTCCTCGCCTGGAATCGGCAGGCCGGAGTGCTCTTCGGCGGCCTGGACGATCTTGAGGACCACGAGCGGAACGTGCTGTCGGCGTTGTTCCACCATCCGGACGCGCGGGAGCTCTGTCCGGACTGGGAGGCCAGTGCCATCGAGTACATCGGGATGCTGCGGGCCTCGGTCGCCGCGGAGCCGGATCACCCGAGGGCGCGCAGCCTCGTCGGCGAGCTCAGCGTCCGCAGCCAGGACTTCCGACGGCTGTGGGCTCGGCACGACGTCCGGGAGAAGACCAGCGGCGTCAAGACCTTTCGACATCCGATGGTCGGCCGCCTGACCCTGGACTGGGACGCCTATCCGCTGCCCGGTCGTCCCGGGCCGGTGTTGATGGCCTTCACCGCCGCACCGGAGAGCGCTGACGCCCACCGGCTGCGGCTGCTCGACGGACTCCTGCCGGCCGTTCGGTCGGTGGACGACTTCCCCGGCCGCCGGCCGTCGTCGATGGCGGCCGAGGGATGA
- a CDS encoding SDR family oxidoreductase translates to MTDTILVTGAGTGFGREVALRLAAGGHDVIAGVEIVAQVAALRDAARDRGVALRVERLDVTDPGDRERAVRFDVDVLLNNAGIAEGGATVDIPAERLRRQFEVNVFGPVLLTQGIAKRMARKGGGRIVFMSSVAGLMTDPFTGAYSGSKHALEAFADALDQELAEFGVTVATINPGPFLTGFNDTMFEAWKTWRDDPSDRLVDHSTLAFPHEQFDPEPVFEATVRVLLGEDTRYRHVLPVENEDSIRRQVDAQWDRRLNDGTRPAPAQAARDMKPGTPAAP, encoded by the coding sequence ATGACGGACACCATCCTCGTGACCGGTGCGGGCACCGGCTTCGGCAGAGAGGTCGCCCTGCGGCTGGCGGCGGGCGGCCATGACGTGATCGCCGGAGTGGAGATCGTCGCGCAGGTCGCGGCCCTGCGCGACGCCGCGCGGGATCGCGGCGTGGCACTGCGGGTGGAGCGCCTGGACGTGACCGATCCCGGGGATCGGGAACGCGCGGTGCGGTTCGATGTCGACGTGCTGCTCAACAACGCGGGCATCGCGGAAGGCGGCGCGACGGTGGACATCCCGGCCGAACGCCTACGCAGACAGTTCGAGGTCAACGTCTTCGGGCCCGTCCTGCTCACCCAGGGCATCGCCAAGCGGATGGCTCGGAAGGGCGGTGGTCGGATCGTCTTCATGTCCTCGGTCGCCGGGCTGATGACCGATCCGTTCACCGGAGCGTACTCCGGGTCGAAGCACGCTCTCGAGGCCTTCGCCGATGCACTCGATCAGGAACTCGCGGAGTTCGGCGTCACCGTGGCGACGATCAACCCGGGGCCGTTCCTCACCGGGTTCAACGACACGATGTTCGAGGCATGGAAGACCTGGCGTGACGATCCGTCGGACCGGCTGGTGGACCACTCGACGTTGGCCTTCCCTCACGAGCAGTTCGACCCGGAGCCGGTGTTCGAGGCGACGGTGCGCGTGCTGCTGGGCGAGGACACCCGCTACCGGCATGTGCTGCCCGTCGAGAACGAGGACTCGATACGACGGCAGGTCGACGCCCAGTGGGATCGACGACTCAACGACGGGACCCGCCCCGCGCCCGCGCAGGCCGCGCGGGACATGAAACCCGGTACGCCCGCGGCCCCCTGA
- a CDS encoding DUF2945 domain-containing protein translates to MMAREEFTPGDAVEWSSHGSTARGEVREKITHDTEAAGRTVRASAEEPQYRVRSAKSGRDAVHRPQALRRRRS, encoded by the coding sequence ATGATGGCACGAGAAGAGTTCACACCCGGCGACGCCGTCGAGTGGAGCAGCCACGGCAGCACCGCCCGAGGAGAGGTGCGGGAGAAGATCACCCACGACACCGAGGCGGCGGGGCGCACCGTCCGTGCCTCGGCGGAGGAGCCCCAGTATCGCGTTCGCAGCGCCAAGAGCGGCCGGGACGCCGTGCACCGACCGCAGGCACTGCGCAGACGTCGTTCCTGA
- a CDS encoding molybdopterin oxidoreductase family protein, translating to MDAHLVDGVRQEHVERWIPTVAVLHSNGDGMQLGVARGRIVGVRGRADDRVNHGRLDPKGLYGWQANGSRDRLTVPLVREAGELVEATWDEAMDRIVRRTTELLAERGPSAIGFHTSGQLFAEEYYTLAAIARGGPGTSHLDGNITRPCTATAASVKESFGCDGQPGSYTDVDHADTIALFGHNVAATQAVLWSRILDRLAGPNPPALLCVDPRTTPAAKAATLAVQVNTLHLIRGTLGRPGAGVLQMNGQPTAQNARECGADGDLTGFRGWANPKHIDELAALWKMDRAKLDHGKPPAHAMKMSQYAEEGTLGLLWVSATNPAVSLPEPRRVRRILRGESLSLVVQDGFPTETADLADVVLPAALWDEKTGVFTNAARTVHFSGKAVEPPGSARSDLDILLDFVRRLDLRDQAGDPFPDWHDSESAFEAWKAAGAGRPCDYTGLTHERLRSTGPVQWFCDDRHPDGTERLDADGRFSARPEHCENYGHDLISGTPIEVERHRAYNSDGRAMIRARPYVSAPEGASADHPFSLITGRSLYQFHTRTKTARVPELDRAAPDVWVGVAASDAAAFGFDDGRLAEITTPRGMARATVRIGEIRPGVRLPFHYGYWDVSEPEGGHRAANELTRTDWDPVSKQPVFKLAAARIAAVEPDTPSPVTSGSGPENGGAP from the coding sequence GTGGACGCCCATCTCGTCGACGGGGTGCGGCAGGAGCACGTGGAGCGGTGGATTCCGACCGTCGCCGTCCTGCACTCCAACGGCGACGGAATGCAGCTGGGAGTCGCCCGCGGTCGCATCGTCGGTGTCCGAGGGCGCGCCGACGACCGCGTCAACCACGGCAGGCTCGACCCGAAGGGCCTCTACGGCTGGCAGGCCAACGGCTCCCGCGACCGACTCACCGTTCCACTCGTCCGTGAGGCGGGCGAACTCGTGGAGGCCACCTGGGACGAGGCCATGGATCGCATCGTGCGGCGCACCACCGAACTGCTCGCCGAGCGCGGCCCGAGCGCGATCGGTTTCCACACCAGCGGTCAGCTCTTCGCCGAGGAGTACTACACACTGGCGGCGATCGCACGGGGTGGACCGGGCACGAGTCACCTTGACGGCAACATCACCAGGCCGTGCACGGCCACGGCGGCTTCCGTGAAGGAGTCGTTCGGCTGTGACGGGCAGCCGGGCTCCTACACCGACGTCGACCATGCGGACACGATCGCGCTGTTCGGGCATAATGTCGCGGCGACGCAGGCGGTGTTGTGGTCGCGCATCCTGGACCGACTGGCCGGGCCGAATCCCCCGGCGCTGCTGTGCGTCGACCCCAGGACGACCCCCGCCGCCAAGGCCGCGACACTGGCGGTCCAGGTGAACACTCTCCATCTCATTCGCGGGACGCTCGGCAGACCGGGAGCGGGCGTACTGCAGATGAACGGCCAGCCGACCGCCCAGAACGCGAGGGAGTGCGGCGCCGACGGTGATCTCACCGGCTTCCGCGGCTGGGCGAATCCGAAGCACATCGACGAGCTGGCCGCACTGTGGAAGATGGACCGGGCGAAGCTCGATCACGGCAAGCCCCCCGCCCACGCGATGAAGATGTCGCAGTACGCCGAGGAGGGCACGCTCGGCCTGTTGTGGGTCTCGGCCACGAACCCGGCGGTCTCGCTTCCGGAGCCGCGGCGGGTCCGCCGGATACTCCGAGGCGAGAGCCTGTCCCTGGTGGTCCAGGACGGCTTCCCCACCGAGACCGCCGACCTCGCCGACGTGGTCCTGCCCGCCGCGTTGTGGGATGAGAAGACCGGAGTCTTCACCAACGCCGCCCGTACGGTCCACTTCTCCGGCAAGGCGGTGGAACCGCCCGGTTCGGCCCGGTCGGACCTGGACATCCTCCTCGACTTCGTCCGCAGGCTGGACCTGCGTGACCAGGCGGGCGATCCCTTCCCCGACTGGCATGACTCCGAGTCGGCCTTCGAGGCCTGGAAGGCGGCCGGCGCGGGACGGCCGTGCGACTACACCGGGCTCACACACGAGCGGCTCCGGTCCACCGGCCCGGTGCAGTGGTTTTGCGACGACAGACACCCCGACGGCACGGAACGGCTGGACGCCGACGGGCGATTCTCCGCGCGACCGGAGCACTGCGAGAACTACGGCCACGACCTGATCAGCGGGACGCCGATCGAAGTCGAACGTCACCGGGCGTACAACTCGGACGGACGGGCGATGATCCGTGCGAGGCCGTACGTCTCCGCCCCGGAGGGCGCGTCGGCCGACCACCCGTTCTCGTTGATCACCGGACGCAGCCTCTACCAGTTCCACACCCGCACCAAGACCGCCCGCGTGCCCGAACTGGACCGGGCCGCTCCGGACGTCTGGGTGGGGGTCGCGGCCTCCGACGCGGCCGCCTTCGGCTTCGACGACGGACGGCTCGCCGAGATCACCACCCCTCGGGGCATGGCCCGCGCGACCGTCCGGATCGGCGAGATCCGTCCCGGCGTCCGCCTCCCCTTCCACTACGGCTACTGGGACGTGTCGGAGCCCGAGGGCGGCCACCGGGCGGCCAACGAGCTGACCCGCACCGACTGGGACCCGGTGTCCAAGCAACCCGTCTTCAAGCTGGCGGCGGCCAGGATCGCCGCCGTCGAGCCCGATACGCCGTCGCCGGTGACGTCGGGGTCCGGACCCGAGAACGGAGGAGCGCCATGA
- a CDS encoding aldehyde dehydrogenase family protein: MTLPPLAAPRPRPAFLDEGPLGLFIGGRLRQAQDQATLATIDPTTETILTEVAAAGVADVDAAVASARAAFEAPSWSEISPQARAGLLYQVADVVEAHREELATLDTLDMGAPLAGSRLMVDHAVEVFRHYAGWPTKIYGQTGPSDGSRLDYVLREPLGVVGAIIAWNGPMLQASWKLAAALATGNTVVLKPAEQSPLSALRLASLLAETDLPAGVINVVTGTGPVTGAALAGHPDVNKVSFTGSGRIGRRVLRGSADTLARVTLELGGKSPTIVFADADLPAAAAAAAAAFCAGSGQGCVAGTRILVQESIREEFGALLTAELSRYVPGDPFHPHTVMGPLAYREHFDRVLSYLDVAREEGAEIMLGGRPLGDSGLFVPPTLIDNVTNDMRIAQEEVFGPVAAIMSFTDVEDAVRLGDDTVYGLAASVWTRDVSTAHRTAAALRAGTVWVNTWGEMSSGTLPFGGVKESGIGREHGTDVLDAYTEAKTVMVRL; this comes from the coding sequence GTGACTCTTCCCCCGCTCGCCGCCCCGCGACCCCGTCCCGCGTTCCTCGATGAGGGCCCGCTCGGGCTGTTCATCGGCGGACGCCTGCGGCAGGCACAGGACCAGGCGACTCTCGCGACGATCGATCCCACCACCGAGACGATTCTGACCGAGGTCGCGGCCGCGGGCGTCGCCGACGTGGACGCCGCCGTCGCGTCGGCACGGGCCGCCTTCGAAGCCCCGTCGTGGTCCGAGATCAGTCCCCAGGCACGCGCCGGCCTGCTGTACCAGGTCGCCGACGTCGTCGAAGCCCACCGTGAGGAGCTGGCGACGCTGGACACCCTCGACATGGGCGCCCCGCTCGCGGGAAGCCGGTTGATGGTGGACCACGCGGTCGAGGTCTTCCGGCACTACGCGGGCTGGCCCACCAAGATCTACGGCCAGACGGGACCGAGCGACGGTTCCCGGCTGGACTACGTTCTTCGCGAGCCGCTCGGGGTCGTGGGGGCGATCATCGCGTGGAACGGCCCCATGCTCCAGGCGTCGTGGAAGCTCGCGGCCGCGTTGGCCACCGGCAACACCGTGGTCCTGAAGCCCGCCGAGCAGAGCCCGTTGAGCGCGCTGCGGCTCGCCTCGCTGCTCGCCGAGACGGACCTGCCCGCCGGCGTGATCAACGTCGTGACCGGCACGGGCCCCGTCACCGGTGCTGCCCTGGCCGGGCACCCCGACGTGAACAAGGTGTCCTTCACGGGATCCGGACGGATCGGCAGGCGTGTCCTGCGCGGCTCGGCCGACACCCTGGCCCGGGTCACCCTCGAACTCGGCGGGAAGTCGCCGACCATCGTGTTCGCCGACGCGGATCTCCCCGCCGCCGCGGCGGCCGCGGCGGCGGCCTTCTGCGCGGGCAGCGGACAGGGCTGTGTCGCGGGGACCCGCATCCTCGTCCAGGAGTCGATCCGCGAGGAGTTCGGTGCGCTCCTGACCGCGGAGCTGAGTCGATACGTGCCCGGCGATCCCTTCCACCCGCACACCGTCATGGGACCGCTGGCCTACCGGGAGCATTTCGACCGGGTCCTCTCCTATCTCGACGTGGCTCGCGAGGAAGGCGCCGAGATCATGCTCGGCGGCAGGCCACTCGGCGACAGCGGGTTGTTCGTGCCGCCGACGCTGATCGACAACGTCACCAACGACATGCGCATCGCGCAGGAGGAGGTGTTCGGCCCGGTGGCGGCGATCATGTCCTTCACCGACGTCGAGGATGCCGTCCGGCTGGGTGACGACACGGTGTACGGGCTCGCCGCATCCGTCTGGACCAGAGACGTGTCCACCGCCCACCGCACCGCCGCCGCGCTGCGCGCGGGCACGGTATGGGTGAACACCTGGGGAGAGATGAGCAGCGGGACACTGCCCTTCGGCGGTGTCAAGGAGTCCGGCATCGGTCGTGAACACGGCACCGACGTCCTGGACGCCTACACCGAGGCGAAGACGGTGATGGTCCGCCTCTAG
- a CDS encoding DUF6403 family protein — protein MNWWVWPVGGAVLVVAGFLSALLPRARARRRRRLLAWSTARAAIAAASVSRDACVADVPEAAELLARAELTAGARGGVAAAAAATEQARRADRLWREARP, from the coding sequence GTGAACTGGTGGGTCTGGCCGGTCGGGGGAGCGGTGCTCGTCGTGGCCGGCTTCCTCTCGGCGTTGCTGCCGCGGGCACGGGCGAGGAGGCGGCGGCGGCTGCTTGCCTGGTCCACCGCGCGGGCGGCGATCGCCGCCGCCTCGGTCAGTCGAGACGCCTGTGTCGCCGACGTTCCGGAGGCGGCGGAACTGCTGGCTCGTGCGGAACTGACCGCGGGGGCGCGCGGTGGCGTGGCGGCGGCCGCGGCGGCGACCGAACAGGCTCGGCGTGCGGACCGGTTGTGGCGGGAGGCACGGCCTTGA